The Haliotis asinina isolate JCU_RB_2024 chromosome 2, JCU_Hal_asi_v2, whole genome shotgun sequence genomic interval TATCCCGCTTATTCTCTTTTTACGGTTATTGTTAAGACGGGTCAGGACGTCCTAAGAAATACAAATGTACCTTGGTGTGCATGGCCGGACCAATAGAACTCCATCGTTCGTTCGTGTGTGCGACAAGACTAGACTTGAGAGGACCGCTGATTTGCCCAAGTGTCTTGGTAGTGGTGTGATTTTACCAACAATCTTGAATTCTTGTGCCGTTGACGATCATCTTTGAATTGCTCCCCTACTTCGACCGGGCCTTCCCTGGCATACCTGTCCCGAAGAGCATCAACTCTTAATGCAGTCAGTTCAATACCGAATTTATCTCAATGCATATCAGCCAAGTCTCCAAATTTTGAAGCAGTTCCCTTTGTGCACATTTGCCATTCCATTAACTATATGAAGAGCCAGCATTCTCTCCTCTGCTAGTAGACAATGAAGGACCAAACACTCCCTATTAAAGTTCCTCTTGCAAACCGCATTTCATGTTTTTTCTTGATGTTCCATCTGAAAAAAACAGTAttaaaggaacaccagaaatgtcaaTGTGCTAATCAGGATTGATGGAAAATCCATTCAGTCTTCCAAATTAATGACGGGTCATGtctgtaactcactcactcactgcaacaGGAGTTGTCCCAAAGGATATAATTCACAGCTTCTTTTATGTGGAACAAAGCAAAAGGATTAATATCATATGTAGTCAGCTGAACTCTTCCAAGACAAACTTTTGGTCACCTTTACATCGATtgaacctgaaactgaaaatctcCTGTTCTACACTGATTCCCAAAAAGTCTGTAAAGCCCAGGGACGAGAAGCTCCACACAACAAATAGGTCACAATTTTGATGTTCACGAAACAGTCTTTACATCATGTGGACAGGTTTCTAATGCTATGTTTGCACCAAATAATATAGTGATGCCTGTAGGTGAAGTATTGACATAAACTCCCACCAATGTCCAACAGTCCAAAACGTCTTATTGAGCGAGTTAACTACCATGTACATGTGTGGATACAACCAATTCCTTCACCAGTTGGGCCTGGTTGGAGCGTTTGTGACGGTCAGCTTATCCCTTTTGTGATGTCGAGAGATTCTGCTCCCCGTGGATTGGTTGAAATGACGTCGAGTAAATACAAGGTCAGCatgccagcagagagatctatgtcaatggagatgaactgatttattgtgcacagagacatgtctttttgtatgcCAGGTGATTCTTGCCCGAACAGCTTCGACTTCtagatgactccaattctgacataatgtaacatatgatatgaaataaagtgaagaggagagttaattgtaagcttctgaatgtatcaaaagtgattaagagttacctgacagaccactttgaatagctacaacaGGGCCGAAGTTATCATTTCTAAATTAAGGGAGcactatcaacattaaaagaGTGGTATATCAATACGTTTATGCATAAAAAGTAACCTGTAAAACAATTATAGTGGGCAGCTGTAGCCCTGCTTCCCCGACCCTGTACATCCCGTGCTTAGACGTAGTTATCGGCCTTGAAGcttagttttctaatactttggatgatgttatttcatcaactattttaggcaaatgacgctttcataaaccataccATTTAAAATTTGTTCTTTTTCAATACTGTATAAAACATTCGACATCAAATGAATTGCTTATTTACATATCAGAACAAACTTAGTCCTCTGCTATGcataagtagtaaaactacaatggcggcCATCGTGGCAGTAACTTTGAATTCTGgataatatgaaacaattccatatagcatgctgtcactctagaagtaaacaggaaataaAAAAACTGATTCTAGCTACAAGAATAAAGTAAacattcaataaataaatcaccaccacacattggatgcaaatggacacattcggtattattttttttgtaaattgaGAAGGCAACAAGATGGCGGCCCAAGTTGCAGCTATTGTGATTATTTTTAGaagcaaaaatatttcaaatcaattCTACATCCTTAACAACACACAggagtcaaaatgaaagtgatcagattgatagtagtaaaacaatccgtgattaactttgagatgttgtcaggcagcaaaccaaatgtcatgaaaatgctcacaggcCCCCaacacataaaatggcctgtgaataAACAACTGATgccacaatctgagagtattagAGGCCTTTTCACGAGCCCAAGACATCATCCTAACTGAAATAGTGCCAAACCtaatcagtactggggaggctacgaaatCCTATTTCTAGGCCCCTTTTGTGATTCCCCTCCTGGACTATTAAACATTACACTATTTATCGACGTCAGATTGCACGTTATGCTGTCTAACGACGTTAGAATGGACGTTACGCTAGCGCGTTATTCCACACTGTTGAGTAGAGGAATGGTGTAGAGAGGAATAACTGTACCATTACAACGCTATTCACGTGCTTCCATTCCTTCAGACCAATGGACGTCACGCCATTTTTCAGCGTAATATATGTGCGTGCATCGACGTctcaaaacaaaattcattcaTCAGTAACTGTAGTACTATTCTGTAACCATTATGTGTACAAAGGGGATGAATTATGAAGCGTCTAAATATCgagtacaaacacacacacacatacacacagacacgcagacacacacgaacacacatgCAATATAGGCAAACATTCACATTATTTGTGTTTGACGATTACAATAAAATCCTAGGCATGTCAGTCTCTGTGGTCGAAGACCGGGCTTGGTGGGCAGAGTTGCGCCCCTTAGTCCTTGCCGGATCCGATGCTCACTTTTCTCAAAGCCATATATTGCTCCATTGAAAATCTAAACTGCTTTCCACGAACCCAAAGGTGGCAGGTTGTAGTCTGGCTTACGAGACAGTGGAGTTTGTTGGAGTTTATTCCCTTTCCCTTTGCAGATGCACCTGTGTGACATTGAAAATAGCAATTATATTCAGTCTTTCGAAGCATTTGCCATACAGCATCGGTCCTCCAATTCGGGGTCCTATGGCATGATGTTTACTGTGTTCCTATCTAAACCAATTATCTCTGGACTTCACGGTGTTGGGACTTGTGTCATATGTAAAACAACGCGAGGCCCAGTTTGGCAAAAGTCAAAGTAGTAAAGCACAGAAAATCAACGATGGCTCCAGATGTTAAGCTGAGAAAACCTGTATTGTTCTTCCGCTGACACCGGCAAGTCTCACATATTCCTATGAAGACATATTGTGAATAAATAGAGTAATAGCAAATGTTTTGGGTGTTATAGTTCCCTGTGGAAGATTAATACGAGTCAAACACATCAACAATGGACCACACCTCCCCATCGCAGCATGAGGCGGTCACAGGCCATATGCTATATAACGAATTATGGAAATATGGAAGGCAAATATGATCTCAACTTGCCAAAACCTTATAATGTACCTCAAGTGATTTCTTCATATTATGATAAAAATAGGTATCCGTGATCAGACACAATAATTGTTCATCAAATTTTATTTGAATTGACTTGTCAGGCATTAAATATAGCAGAACAATGTGTAACAAATTATACAGTATTCGATAATTTTTAAGAAAATAGTTCACAGGATTATTAAGCGTAGGACAGTGATTAAAAcgatcgctcgtcacaccaaagacccgagttcgtttccctgcatgggtacaatttatGAAGCCAATGTGTGGTGTCCCgcgctttgatattgctggggtattgctaaaagctaaaaGTAAACTCGCCCACGCTTGCATGAACTACCTGCTTTACACATACCAGAGGCTGGTGGCCAGGAGAGAGAGGAGGAGGACTAATCCACCAGCTGCTGCACTAACAAACATAGCCTGAGTCGCCAGTCCTGGAACAGGCATAGATCAGCTAGCTTACGTAGGATAGTTGTAATACAATCACGGCATGTCACACAGTTGTAAAATATCGCAGTAAAACTTGGAATAACTCACCCTGTGCATTGCTGCACTGGATGTGATATTCAGATTCTCGACATTGTCTGTAACTAACAGACACATCGTCAAAGTCGCTTTCATGTCATAACCGTTCATTTTGTCCTGGAACCAAAAGATTTGGGGGCGTTGTGGGTGAGCTGTCAATGGCACTAGGTTGGTGATCCAGCAATCTTGAGGAACCGGGATcgaacccacctgtgaccggatgGAGTCAACTCTACGTGCAGACTTTTCCGGTGTTGTCACAGCCCCCAGCTGCAGTGTACAGTGCACAAACTGTGCACGTAAAAAAAaacacgaatccgttggtaaatAATCAGACGGTGATcgcatgaatacatgcaaaaacctagttgcgggtacaagAACGTGGAGTAAAACTtggacaaaatactgtgactatgtgttctAATCCATCCAGttgttacccgtgaaggtcccggggtagaataggccttcagcaacccatgctttccataaaaggcgactatgcttgtcgtaagaggcgactaacgggatcgggtggtcaggcttgctgacttggttggcacatgtcatcggttcctaattgcgcagatcgatactcatgttgatgatcactggattgtctggtccagacccgattatttacagaccgccgccatatagctgtaatattgctgagtgcagcgtaaaactaaactccctcactcacttcatcCAGTTGTAAATGGGTAAAACGTCAGGATGGAAAGTCACATTAACTCGATGCGCTTTTGTCTGCAACAGATGTATGGTCCAAAAGGAATAGAGATTGACAATATCATGTGCAgcttgagactgacatccaaagATAGAGGATATAAACACAAAGCGCCTTCGACTAGGTGAGCTCGATACTGGATCTATATAAATATTAGCTTAATGCATACAGGCAATTATGTTTATTATGGTGTTGTGTATTCGTTTAGCTACCGTCATTTGCTTTGTTCAGTCTGGTCGGtttatgaattatcatttgTTGAGTGTATTATGTACTTGATCTTTCTGCGATTTCAAACGATAACAACTGTGGTCAACGTTTAAAAAACCTTTTCTAAGACCATTTATATCACTGGTGTAAGACAGGTGATTATCCGTCTAGTGAAATAGTACTCTTCTGTCCACTCTGTCGACGCCTTTGCGTACTTAGTACTACAAGCACCAATGGAtaatgatactgctggactTTCTGCCACCAGCAATGAGAAATCCGTCCGCATGACGTACGTACAAGACGATTATCCATTGCTGACTTGGCAAGTTTATCCTTCTCAGAGTAAATGTCGTGCTGCCGTGAAATAATCACAAAGACTTAGTTGAGCTCTGGGTATTGAGACAAAATTTGAGGTGAAATCGTATAGTACTTTTTATCCGGCAGGATATCGATGCAAATTATAGAGGTCATATGAAAATTTTGGGACTGCATTCACAGTATAAATAAACATTGCGTCACACCAATCTGTCGGCGATCGTGACCTGCTTAACGATCGTAGAACCTTATGGTGATGTCAGTGCTTTGATCCAAGAAAATGTCTAGTAATGATGGATGGAATGACGAAGCAAAAACAAATATTCTTACGGAGATAACAACACCAGTTCCCcgaccgactgtcagtgttagcgGAAACCAGGTTTTTCGTACCTGACATATAAAGTGTATATGTCGTTCAAAAGGTTAGTAGAGGGTTTTTGAAGTACCACACGTTTGTTGTGATTTTTCATAAGTAAGCCAAGATTTTTTGAAAACAATACGTGTTTTAACATAAAACACTAGATGACCTAGTCAATTGAGTGATGAATAGAAAGTTGTGTCATCGGACTTGTGACGAACTTATTActacgcacatatttgtgacgtcatacataTCTTGAATATTCCACATTTAGTTTCACACTCGTGTGTTTTTGGATGATTAATATCACGTACAAGAATATGCACTGTTTGTTTGTCTCGCAAAGGCTCGCTAAATACGAtatttattcctaatgcaggatatgaaccatcaaaacacacacatgcatgataACCTACTTCTTGCTATTCACACCTCTTAGTGGTACTGTCACTCAAAATGTGAGTGGCAAATATCAGGATGAATATTGTCATATGCATGTTAAGATCATACATACCACTGGTGAAGGTCGGTGTTGCTGTGACATGAGCAGTTGTTGAAGGCGCAGTTGTGTATGCAGTTGATACTGGTATTGATGATGAAGCTGTTGACGTGGTTGTAGATGCTGAAGTTGTGAATGTGGATATCGACGGAGACATATGCGTTGAGGTTGATGATGTGGACGTCGACGGGGATGTAGGTGTTGAGGCTGTCGATGAGGACGTGTGAGTTGAGGTTGCAGGGGTGGGTGTGGGCACTGAGGTTGTAGACGTGGAAGTAGGTGAGAGTCTTGAGGCTGTGTATGTGGACGTGGGTGTTGAGGTTTTGGAGGTGGATGTGGAAGCAGACGTAGGTGTTGAGGATAAGGTTGTGAAGGTGGATGTGGACATGGGTTTTGAGGTTGTCAATCTGGACGTGGACGTAGATATTGAGGTTATGGACGTGGATATAAACGTAGGTGGAGGTCTTGAGGTCGTGGATGTGGACATTGGATTTGAGGTTGTGCATGTGGATGTAGACGTACATATTGAGGTTGATAACGTTGATGTGAACGTAGGTGGATGTGTTGAGATTGCGGATGTCGATGTAGACGTCGAggttgtggatgtggatgtgaacGTAGGTGAAATTGTTGACGTTATGGACGTGGGTCCTGGTGAAGGTGTTGAGGCTGTGAATGTGGATGTTGATGTGGACGTGGAAGTAAGTGTTGAGGCTGTGGATGTGGACATCGATGGGGTTGTAGGTGTAGTGGTTACGGATGTTGACGCAGATGTAGGCGTTGAGGTTGTTGATGTGGAGATAGGTGAGGgtgatgaggttgtggatgtggACGTGGGTGTAGGTGTTATTGGTGTGGACGTAGGTGGAAGTGTTGAGGTTGTTGATGTGGACGTGGAAGTAAGTGTTGAGGCTGTGGATGTGGACATCGATGGGGTTGTAGGTGTAGTGGTTACGGATGTTGACGCAGATGTAGGCGTTGAGGTTGTTGATGTGGAGATAGGTGAGGgtgatgaggttgtggatgtggACGTGGGTGTAGGTGTTATGGGTGTTGACGTTGGTGGAAGTGTTGAGGTTGTTGATATGGACGTGGAAGTAAGTGTTGAGGTGGTGGATGTGGACATCGATGGGGGTGTAGGTGTTGATGTTACGGATGTTGACGTATGTGGAAGTGTTGAGGTTGTTGATGTGGACGTAGGTGTTGGGGTTATGGTTGTTGACGTATGTGGAAGTGTTGAGGTTGTTGATATGGACGTGGAAGTAAGTGTTGAGGCTGTGGATGTGGACATCGATGGGAGTGTAGGTGTATATGTTACTGATGTTGACGCAGATGTAGGTGTGGAGGTTGTTGATGTGGATGTAGGTGAGGATGATGAGGTTGTTGATGTGGACGTGGGTGTAGGTGTTATGGGTGTTGACGTTGGTGGAAGTGTTGAGGTTGTTGATATGGACGTGGAAGTAAGTGTTGAGGCTGTGGATGTGGACATCGATGGGAGTGTAGGTGTATATGTTACTGATGTTGACGCAGATGTAGGTGTGGAGGTTGTTGATGTGGATGTAGGTgaggatgatgaggatgatgaggatgatgaggTTGTTGATGTGGACGTGGGTGTAGGTGTTATGGGTGTTGACGTAGGTGGAAGTGTTGAGGTTGTTGATGTGGACGTGGAAGTAAGTGTTGAGGTGGTGGATGTGGACATCGATGGGGTTGTAGGTGTTGATGTTACGGATGTTGACGTATGTGGAAGTGTTGAGGTTGTTGATGTGGACGTGGGTGCTGGGGCTATGGATGAGGATGTGAAGGTAGACGTAGGTGTTGACATTGTGGATGTAGACATCAGTGTAGGTGTTGTGGATGTAGAGGTAGGTGTAGTTGTTAATGTTATGAGTATGGAAGTGGACGTATGTGGAGGTGTTGAGGATGTGAATGTTGACGTGGACGTGGATATGGACTTAAGTGTCCAGGTTGTGGATGTAAACTTCGATGGATATGTAGGTATTGATGTTACAGATGTTGACGTACGTGTAGGTGTTGAGGTTGTGGATGAAGATGAGGACGTAGGTGTGGGTGTTAAGGTTGTGGATGTGGCTGTAGGTGCTGAGGATGTGGACGTGAGTGGAGATGTTGAGGGTATAGATGTAGGTGGATATGTTGAGGTTGTGGATGTGGACGTAGGTGTTGGGGTTATGGTTGTTGACGTATGTGGAAGTGTTGAGGTTGTTGATATGGACGTGGAAGTAAGTGTTGAGGCTGTGGATGTGGACATCGATGGGAGTGTAGGTGTATATGTTACTGATGTTGACGCAGATGTAGGTGTGGAGGTTGTTGATGTGGATGTAGGTgaggatgatgaggatgatgaggTTGTTGATGTGGACGTGGGTGTAGGTGTTATGGGTGTTGACGTAGGTGGAAGTGTTGAGGTTGTTGATGTGGACGTGGAAGTAAGTGTTGAGGTGGTGGATGTGGACATCGATGGGGTTGTAGGTGTTGATGTTACGGATGTTGACGTATGTGGAAGTGTTGAGGTTGTTGATGTGGACGTGGGTGCTGGGGCTATGGATGAGGATGTGAAGGTAGACGTAGGTGTTGACATTGTGGATGTAGACATCAGTGTAGGTGTTGTGGATGTAGAGGTAGGTGTAGTTGTTAATGTTATGAGTATGGAAGTGGACGTATGTGGAGGTGTTGAGGATGTGAATGTTGACGTGGACGTGGATATGGACTTAAGTGTCCAGGTTGTGGATGTAAACTTCGATGGATATGTAGGTATTGATGTTACAGATGTTGACGTACGTGTAGGTGTTGAGGTTGTGGATGAAGATGAGGACGTAGGTGTGGGTGTTAAGGTTGTGGATGTGGCTGTAGGTGCTGAGGATGTGGACGTGAGTGGAGATGTTGAGGGTATAGATGTAGGTGGGTATGTTGAGGTTGTGGATGTGGACGTGAGTCTTCGTACTGATTTTGTGGATGTAGACATAGGTGTAGGTATGATTACCGTAGATGTGGACGTTTGTATAGGGGTTGAGGTCATGGACGTGGACGTGGACGTGGACGTGGAAGTGGACGTGGTTGTTGaggctgtggttgtggttgtgattgttgacgtaGGTGTAAGTGTTGAGTTTGTGGATGTGGATAGGAGTGGAGATCTCGAGGTCGTGGATGTGAACGTGGCTGTAGGTGTTGATGTCACGGATTCGGACGTCGGTGTAGGTGTTGTGGATGCAGACGTAGGTTTAGGTGATGTTGTCATGGACATAGGTGTAGGTGTTGATGTGGATGTTGTCATGGGAGTAGATCTTGAGGGTGTGGTTATGGACGTACGTGTAGGTGTTGATACTATGTATGTCGACGTTGGTTTACTTGTTGAGGTTGTGGACGTACGTGTAGGTGTTGAGGGTGTGAACGTGGACGTCGGTGTAAGTGTTGAAGTTGCAGACGTAAGCTTGGGTGTGAATGTTGACGTGAGTGCAAGTGTAGGTGTTGTGGTTATACATGTGCACGTGGATGGAGCTGTTGTGGATATGGATGTTGACGGGTGTGCAAGTCTTGATGTTATGGATGTGGACGTGGATGGGAGTATAGAGGTTGCGGTTGTAGATGTGCTACAGGTTGCACAGCAAGTGTTGATGTAGGTGATATTGGAGTGATCACATCTTTCCAGGGAACAAGGCGTATTCCGTCTGTCATCCCCATACTCACAGCCTAGAATACAtcgaaaataacaaacaaataccaCAATATAGAACGTCAGAAAAGAAGAATATCCGATCTAAAATATCCTGACACACGAAGTCCCGTTTTGGGGAAAGGAGCTGTGAAAATTACATAGATGGATGATTAATAAGGGGAATTTGTAAGTGATATTCCCGCTTAATTTCATATCTAAATAATCAGTAAAGACTACGCAAACCACTGGTCGATATTAAGAACGTCACCCAAGTTCACCGTGGCacattctccatcacaagggataaaaatttcaatgtcaaaactgtcagggatcttttaccactgttagtggttatttaatcattgtttttgaaTGGAAAtggatttcattgttgaattttcaaaaacatactgtgtagatagatgtattttaataattggtagtttcgttttgtaaatagaattgttagtggctgtagaaatattgtaaaattctTGTCCTcgtgagagggtacgtaagttccaAAACGTTCGATGTAAATTCAAGTCTACCGagtcgtagtattcttgttgtttaaattttggctagcaCACTGTACAGTCGCCAGAGGCTGTGGAGATAGTGTAAATCCaagtagggtccatgcaggaagttAAGGTActctaagtccccatggtccctaatatggtggtgatctaccttcagttgttggtgatctgtagCCTGtcgtatattgtattgtccacataGTGATATTAGCATTAACTTTCCTCGCTAGTTTTAATgatcattgtgatattctagttgttttactgttcttcgtcggAAGGTTTTcatagtagacatatatttcattttagtattaaatgttcccgtcgcgatatgactgaaatattgccgatgtgacgttaaatattaactcacttactcaccgtAGCACAATCAACCTTTATATCTGAATATACCCTATTGTTTAATACTAAACATACCAAAACGCATCTAAAGTACCTTCGTCGTCCTTGTAGGAGGCGCATGTCTCACAACAGAGGTTGAAGTTGTGCTCGGTGTAGCATAAGTATTTCTTCTCTGGTGGAATGTCCCTGGCACAGGTGCCAATGCGGTCTCCGTATAAACAGTTCTCTGAAGTAAGCGAATCAGTGAATCATTTGGGGTATAGTTTTAATCCGTTATGTAAAGCAGAAAACAACATAACACATTAACAGCATTTTCCTTACGAGAATAATATTAATTACCTTTATAGTGAATCAAAATTCAATCGTGTTCATGTGTTAACATATTCCTATAACTTCGTCATGAATTGTTGTCATTCAAACCTTTTCTTACAACACCTTAGGCAAGACACGTTTCACGGAGAGAACATTGAAGAGTAACAGTAACTTGACGGTAAGAGCATACATGCAGGGTAGAGGAGTCATGATTTTATGAAATTAGTCTTTTTAACAGCAGGTTATGACAAAACTGAACTAAGTGTGTTTTAAAAGATTTTGGCAAGGACGGATAAGATGGCTGCCAAAGACTGTGTTGGAGGGACATTCCACAGCTAGTAGCTGCAAACGACGAATACCAACATTTTCAGTGACATCCGGTAAGATGATTCCACCAAGTGAACTCTATGGAAAATTGACAGGCTCAAATGTCATCCTTTATTTCTCAGTTATTGTTGTCCACGTGTTGTTCTAAATTCTGTTCCTTGAAGTACATACATCAGCAAACGGTAAGTGAACGTATAAAGAATAGTATAGTGGAATAGTTTCATTGATTGCATCTGTTTTATGTGATAAACGCGTGTCGCGTAGAGCGATAtagttcagcaagacaccatcacgacacgattctgaactcattcattcaaaaaTGATCCAAGACCACTGAAAGGAATTGGCTATTTAGGACACTGCACATTGTCATGTATATTAGACAAGGACGTTTCGCATGTTCGTTTCATTTTGAGGGGGGACTTTAATTCAAGGGCGGGAGACCCTTGAGATTTCATCATTCACGATGACAACCAAGATATACTTAGTTTGGAAGACATGGAAT includes:
- the LOC137273836 gene encoding mucin-2-like isoform X1; the encoded protein is MAANGTENLLGYAYVGTICSRPEYSISLVEYTDNLVDDLLVTAHEMGHALSARHDGEYNNTCSGDDHYIMSSTYSPYHNVSITNYFLFSNCSISYFQTFLDQVLATGDTTSMNCLLESLEPVSVTNVTGEMPGQLYNVNEQCQMKYGPASYMCLSMNSSDSVCKRLYCSLPDRPGFCRSINAADGTTCGNRQWCVSGECVSSVDAPAQDSTCPFGDQHSHENMTCPELVTPATKHLCYNDFYSALICCDTCRRHKGNDSENCTYGDRIATCATDIPHQKKNLCYNENNYNLCCETCTSYKEDIENCTYGDRIATCATDIPHQRKNLCYNENNYNLCCETCTSYKEDIENCLYGDRIGTCARDIPPEKKYLCYTEHNFNLCCETCASYKDDEGCEYGDDRRNTPCSLERCDHSNITYINTCCATCSTSTTATSILPSTSTSITSRLAHPSTSISTTAPSTCTCITTTPTLALTSTFTPKLTSATSTLTPTSTFTPSTPTRTSTTSTSKPTSTYIVSTPTRTSITTPSRSTPMTTSTSTPTPMSMTTSPKPTSASTTPTPTSESVTSTPTATFTSTTSRSPLLSTSTNSTLTPTSTITTTTTASTTTSTSTSTSTSTSMTSTPIQTSTSTVIIPTPMSTSTKSVRRLTSTSTTSTYPPTSIPSTSPLTSTSSAPTATSTTLTPTPTSSSSSTTSTPTRTSTSVTSIPTYPSKFTSTTWTLKSISTSTSTFTSSTPPHTSTSILITLTTTPTSTSTTPTLMSTSTMSTPTSTFTSSSIAPAPTSTSTTSTLPHTSTSVTSTPTTPSMSTSTTSTLTSTSTSTTSTLPPTSTPITPTPTSTSTTSSSSSSSPTSTSTTSTPTSASTSVTYTPTLPSMSTSTASTLTSTSISTTSTLPHTSTTITPTPTSTSTTSTYPPTSIPSTSPLTSTSSAPTATSTTLTPTPTSSSSSTTSTPTRTSTSVTSIPTYPSKFTSTTWTLKSISTSTSTFTSSTPPHTSTSILITLTTTPTSTSTTPTLMSTSTMSTPTSTFTSSSIAPAPTSTSTTSTLPHTSTSVTSTPTTPSMSTSTTSTLTSTSTSTTSTLPPTSTPITPTPTSTSTTSSSSSSSSSSPTSTSTTSTPTSASTSVTYTPTLPSMSTSTASTLTSTSISTTSTLPPTSTPITPTPTSTSTTSSSSPTSTSTTSTPTSASTSVTYTPTLPSMSTSTASTLTSTSISTTSTLPHTSTTITPTPTSTSTTSTLPHTSTSVTSTPTPPSMSTSTTSTLTSTSISTTSTLPPTSTPITPTPTSTSTTSSPSPISTSTTSTPTSASTSVTTTPTTPSMSTSTASTLTSTSTSTTSTLPPTSTPITPTPTSTSTTSSPSPISTSTTSTPTSASTSVTTTPTTPSMSTSTASTLTSTSTSTSTFTASTPSPGPTSITSTISPTFTSTSTTSTSTSTSAISTHPPTFTSTLSTSICTSTSTCTTSNPMSTSTTSRPPPTFISTSITSISTSTSRLTTSKPMSTSTFTTLSSTPTSASTSTSKTSTPTSTYTASRLSPTSTSTTSVPTPTPATSTHTSSSTASTPTSPSTSTSSTSTHMSPSISTFTTSASTTTSTASSSIPVSTAYTTAPSTTAHVTATPTFTSGLATQAMFVSAAAGGLVLLLSLLATSLWCICKGKGNKLQQTPLSRKPDYNLPPLGSWKAV
- the LOC137273836 gene encoding mucin-2-like isoform X4, whose amino-acid sequence is MAANGTENLLGYAYVGTICSRPEYSISLVEYTDNLVDDLLVTAHEMGHALSARHDGEYNNTCSGDDHYIMSSTYSPYHNVSITNYFLFSNCSISYFQTFLDQVLATGDTTSMNCLLESLEPVSVTNVTGEMPGQLYNVNEQCQMKYGPASYMCLSMNSSDSVCKRLYCSLPDRPGFCRSINAADGTTCGNRQWCVSGECVSSVDAPAQDSTCPFGDQHSHENMTCPELVTPATKHLCYNDFYSALICCDTCRRHKGNDSENCTYGDRIATCATDIPHQKKNLCYNENNYNLCCETCTSYKEDIENCTYGDRIATCATDIPHQRKNLCYNENNYNLCCETCTSYKEDIENCLYGDRIGTCARDIPPEKKYLCYTEHNFNLCCETCASYKDDEGCEYGDDRRNTPCSLERCDHSNITYINTCCATCSTSTTATSILPSTSTSITSRLAHPSTSISTTAPSTCTCITTTPTLALTSTFTPKLTSATSTLTPTSTFTPSTPTRTSTTSTSKPTSTYIVSTPTRTSITTPSRSTPMTTSTSTPTPMSMTTSPKPTSASTTPTPTSESVTSTPTATFTSTTSRSPLLSTSTNSTLTPTSTITTTTTASTTTSTSTSTSTSTSMTSTPIQTSTSTVIIPTPMSTSTKSVRRLTSTSTTSTYPPTSIPSTSPLTSTSSAPTATSTTLTPTPTSSSSSTTSTPTRTSTSVTSIPTYPSKFTSTTWTLKSISTSTSTFTSSTPPHTSTSILITLTTTPTSTSTTPTLMSTSTMSTPTSTFTSSSIAPAPTSTSTTSTLPHTSTSVTSTPTTPSMSTSTTSTLTSTSTSTTSTLPPTSTPITPTPTSTSTTSSSSSSSPTSTSTTSTPTSASTSVTYTPTLPSMSTSTASTLTSTSISTTSTLPHTSTTITPTPTSTSTTSTYPPTSIPSTSPLTSTSSAPTATSTTLTPTPTSSSSSTTSTPTRTSTSVTSIPTYPSKFTSTTWTLKSISTSTSTFTSSTPPHTSTSILITLTTTPTSTSTTPTLMSTSTMSTPTSTFTSSSIAPAPTSTSTTSTLPHTSTSVTSTPTTPSMSTSTTSTLTSTSTSTTSTLPPTSTPITPTPTSTSTTSSSSSSSSSSPTSTSTTSTPTSASTSVTYTPTLPSMSTSTASTLTSTSISTTSTLPPTSTPITPTPTSTSTTSSSSPTSTSTTSTPTSASTSVTYTPTLPSMSTSTASTLTSTSISTTSTLPHTSTTITPTPTSTSTTSTLPHTSTSVTSTPTPPSMSTSTTSTLTSTSISTTSTLPPTSTPITPTPTSTSTTSSPSPISTSTTSTPTSASTSVTTTPTTPSMSTSTASTLTSTSTSTTSTLPPTSTPITPTPTSTSTTSSPSPISTSTTSTPTSASTSVTTTPTTPSMSTSTASTLTSTSTSTSTFTASTPSPGPTSITSTISPTFTSTSTTSTSTSTSAISTHPPTFTSTLSTSICTSTSTCTTSNPMSTSTTSRPPPTFISTSITSISTSTSRLTTSKPMSTSTFTTLSSTPTSASTSTSKTSTPTSTYTASRLSPTSTSTTSVPTPTPATSTHTSSSTASTPTSPSTSTSSTSTHMSPSISTFTTSASTTTSTASSSIPVSTAYTTAPSTTAHVTATPTFTSDAGTLALSGFGVVSL